GGCTGCTGGCTTCGCACGGCGTAGATTTGAAGGGCCGCATCGTGGTGGTGGGGCAGGGGAGGCTGGTGGGTAAGCCCCTGGCCGACCGTCTCGAAGCCTCCGGCCACGACGTGGTGCGCTGCGACATCAATACCAAAGACCTGCGGGCCGAAACCCTCCAGGCCGACATCCTATTTACCGGCACCGGCGTTGAGCACCTCATAAAGCCCGATATGGTCAAAACCGGCGCCGTGCTCGTAGACACCGGCTCCCCCAAGAGCGAATTCGACCCCGCCCTCTACGAGCGCGACGACCTCACCATCACCCCCAATCCCGGCGGCGTCGGCCCCATGACCGTCGTGAGCCTGTTTGACAACCTCATCATTGCCGCCCAAAAGCAAGCCTATGCCCATCGCGCCTGAATTCCTTACCGCCGCCAGTAAGCGCATCCGCGCGACGCTCATGGAGCTGCGCCCGCAACTGCTGCAAGCTCACGGCGCCATCGAGCACGAGCTCAAAGACGACGCCTCGGCCGTCACCGAGATGGACCTCTTGGTCGAAAAGCGCCTCCACGAAGCCCTCGGCGAGCTCGATCCCACCATCGGCCTGGCCGGTGAAGAAACCGGCGCCGACTTCGATCAAGAAACCTTCTGGCTCGTCGACCCCATCGACGGCACCGAGCCGTTCATTCGCGGCCTGCCGTTTTCCACCAACATGATCGCGCTCATCCACCACGGCGAGCCCATTATGTCCGTCATCTACAACTTCTTTCTCGACGAGTATTACCACGCAGTAAAGGGGGAGGGTGCCACCATGAACGGCCACCCCATTCACGTTTCGGATCGCCCCATGGACCGGGCCTATGTAGTTTTCGGCTCCAAACTCAAGGACCCCAAGCTGTTCGGCCTCACCGACCGCCTCCGCCAGCGCGTTCTCGGCTTGCCGCAAATGGCTGGCGCAGGATACACCTACGCCTCCATCGCCGCCGGCCAGCTCGACGGCCTCGTGGCCTACAACGGCCGGGGCAAGCCCTGGGACCATGCTCCCGGCACACTCCTCGTACGCGAAGCCGGCGGCCGCGTCGAAAACCTTTTTAGCCCCAGCTACGACTACCGCAATCTCGAACTTGTAGCCGCCGCTCCCAGTATTTTCCCCGAACTCAAACAATTTTTCGAAGACGAAATTTCGGCCGTCGGCAAATAAAAAGATTCGGCCCATAAGCTATAATCCCTATATGACAGAACACGAACCTAGCCCCGACCAACCCGAAAACCTCAAATCGCCCGCGCCACCCGCATCGGCGGAGGTGGGCGAAACAGCCGGAGCCGAGTTCGAACAAGAGCTGGCAAAAATACATGAGCTAAAACGGCGCATTCTCATTGCTCTGGTGGGCGAAGACCAGTACCACGCAGAAGAAGCGACGCTGGGAGACTCGGCCGAAGCTAAATTTAACGCCCTCGCGCAAGGGGACTTCACTGCCGTGATGGAAGGAGCCGATGAAGAGCCTGGGCAATTTGCGCTGGAAGATGCCGAACTCCTACAGCGCAAATTCGAGGCGCGGACGCTGGATCATTACAACTTGCCAGCCGGGTCGAACAACGTAGTGCATACCGCGGGCACCGAAGCCGGACTGGATGAAGCCGGCCGCCGCAACTACCGCTATACCGAATATCGCGTAGACGGCGGGCAACTCATGGGCCAAGACCGCGTCTCCGCCCACGGGCAGCCCACCGCGGCTGAGCCCCAGCCGGTGCCGGCTATGGATGCAGCGCTCATCACCGCCAAACTCGCAGCCTATCGCGAACAACTCGAGGCGCTGGCCGCCGCCACTCCCGATGAAATCCGCGCCCGGCTGCAACCCCCGCCCAGCCCCGAGGCCGCTAGTACCGATAATGCTCCGGCTTAAACGGCCCGTCGCGGTGCGCTCCCAGGTACTCCGCTTGTTCCTCGGTGAGCCGGCTCAGCCGCCCGCCAAGCGCCTCGAGGTGAATCACCGCCACCTTTTCGTCGAGCTCCTTGGGCAGGCGCGTCACGCCTACTTTGTGCGGTTTTTGCCACAGCTCCAGCTGCGCCAGCACCTGGTTTGAAAACGATGTACTCATCACAAACGACGGGTGCCCCGTGGCGCACCCCAAATTCACGAGCCGCCCCTCGGCCAGCAAAATAATCCGGTGGCCGTCCGCAAACGTGTACACATCCACCTGCGGCTTCAGCGCCTCTTTTTTCACGCCGGGCGCCGCATTCAGCTGCGCCACCTGAATCTCCACGTCGAAGTGCCCGATGTTGCACACGATCGCCGTGTCTTTCATGACCTGCATGTGACCAAGCGTAATCACGTCGCGGCAGCCGGTGGTGGTCACAAACACATCGCCGAGCTTGGCCGCATGCTCCATCGTCACCACCTCGAAGCCCTCCATCATCGCCTGCAGCGCACAGATCGGGTCGATCTCGGTCACGAGCACGCGGCAGCCGTACGAATCCAGCGACTGCGCGCAACCCTTGCCCACGTCGCCGTACCCTGCCACCACCGCCACTTTGCCGGCCAGCATCACGTCAGTAGCGCGCTTAATGCCGTCCACCAGCGACTCGCGGCAACCGTATTTGTTGTCGAATTTGCTCTTGGTCACCGAGTCGTTCACGTTGATCGCCGGCAATTTGAGCTCGCCGCGCTCCAGCATGCGGTGCAAGTTGTGCACGCCGGTGGTCGTTTCTTCGCTCACGCCCTTAATCGCATCCAGCAGTTCCGGGTGCTTCTCGTGCACCAGTTTCGTGAGGTCCCCGCCGTCGTCGAGCAGCAAATTCGGCCCTTGGCCGTCGCCAAACCCTAGCGTTTGCTCCATGCACCACCAGTACTCGTCCTCGCTCTCACCCTTCCACGCAAACACCGCCACCCCCGCCGCCGCCACGGCTGCCGCCGCTTGGTCTTGGGTGCTAAAAATATTGCAGCTGGCCCAGCGCACCTCGGCGCCCAGCTCCACGAGCGTCTCGATGAGTACCGCCGTTTGAATCGTCATGTGCAAGCTTCCGGCAATGCGAGCACCCGCCAGAGGCTTAGTGGAGCCAAATTCCCGCCGCAGGCTCATGAGCCCCGGCATTTCGCTCTCGGCCAGGCGAATCTCTTTGCGGCCCCATTCAGCCAGGTCCATATCGGCCACTTTGTAATCGGTATTCGTCGTCATAATCGTGTCATCCTTTTGCTAATCCTCCGGCAGCCCCGCGCCAAACGCCGTCTCGTAACGCGCCGCCACCTCCGCCAGGTCAAACGTGTGCCCCTGCGTGCCGTCAGTCTCTACCGCGTACGCCGCGCAGGTGGCGCCCAGCTGCGCGCACGCCTCCCATTCCCAACCACGCCGCCAGCCGTACACAAACCCGGCGCGATAAGCATCGCCGGCGCCGGTGGGGTCGGCTACGCGCACCGGCTTCACCGCCGGTACCTTCACCGGCGTGCCCACGCGCAGTCCCTCCACCACCGAGCCGCGCCCACCCAGCGTGGTCACCACCGTCGGCACCTGGGCCTTAATGTCGGCCGGCTCCAACCCCGTTTTGGCCGCCAGCATGGCCATTTCGTACTCGTTCACCATCAGCAATTCGGCCGCGTCGAGCCCCGCCCGCAAATCTTCCGCCGGCAAGTTGCTCACCTGCTGCCCCACGTCGTACAGCAGCCGCAGTCCCCATCGCACACATTCCGCCACTTGCCGGCGCATGCCGTCCGGATCGTGCGACGACACTATGCAAATTGGGTTTTTAGCCTTCCAGGGGCCAAAATTCAAATTTTCACTATCACCCATCGCTCCCGGGAAAAATCCTCCCACCTGATGCTGCTGGCCGTCGGTAATGACGTGGAACGTGGCCGTCGGCAGATGGCTGCGATGCACATGCTCGATATTGACGCCGTAATTGGCCAGCTGCTCCATGTATCCATCCGACTCGCGCCCAGCCGAGCCAAGCAGCACCGGCTCCTCGCCCAAAAGTGCCAGCGAGTAGCAAATATTCGCCCCGCCGCCGCCGTGCGTTTCGTACAGTTCATCCACCAAAATCGACACCGACAGCGCCTCAAGCTGCTCCGGCCGAAGGTAATCGCTGTAATGGCCTTTAAAACTCATAATTCGATCCACCGCGACCGACCCGGACACCACAAGAGGGGAGAGTTGTTTCATGAGACCAATATTACCAACAAAACCTCCTTGCCTACAACGTAATAATATTTACAAAAGTCAACAAATTTGCTACAATGCGGCGGTTCCGGGGCTTTAGTTCCCCATTCTTCGCAGTTCTTCGACAGAAAGGTTTCCCCCGATGCGATTGCATCACCCCCGTCGCCCCGGCCGCCGGCCTGGGCCCGTCGCAACGGCCCTTGCGGCCACCGCGGCTCTCGTCGCGGCCACCGCCCTCGCGCTCGCCGCCGCTCCGGCCACTTCCGCCGGTGCGGCCGCCGCGCAGCCGGCGCTGGCATTCGTGGCTTACCCTCCGAGCAGCGACCATTCGGCCGCACCCCAGGCGTTTCTGCTGCCCTCGGGTAGCACCACGCCGGTGCAACTCACGAGCGACCCCAGTCAACGGGTCGAGGGCGTCAGCCTCGCCCGCGACGGCTCATTCGCGGTAGTCGATCTTGTCAGCCCCACGAGCAACCCCCTGGGCGACCTCTATCGCGTCGACGTCGCCACCAAGAGCCTCACGCGGCTTACCGACCGCCTCGGGCTCGAATCCAACCCCGAGATCGGCCCAGACCAGCGAACCGTCACGTTCCACGAGTCCCAGACCACCACGCCGCCTGGTCCCGGCATCGACACGCTCGACCTCGTCACGAGATCCGTGACCCGCGTCAGTCCGCCGGACCTCGACGCCATCAGCGTCCCCGAGGGCGGCGCCAGTTGGTCCCACGACGGAACCCAGCTGGCCTACGCGGTCAATCTGCGCGCCGGACCCAATGCCGGCGGCTACGCGGCCATCGCGCTGAACCTGGCAACCGGCATCTACACCCAGCATGCCGTCAGTACCAGAGCCCTGCAATCCTGCGCCTGGACGCCCGACGATGGGTACCTGTTCTGTGGCGGGATCGCGCCTGGGCTGCTCGTGATCAATACGCGCACCGAGGCGTTCGTTTCGCTCTCGCTCGACCAGTCGCTGACATACGCCGATCTTCGGTTCGCCAACGACTGGACGCTCTACGGCACCGTTTCTTCGCCGGGCGGCGAACCGCACATCCGCACCATGCAGGTCACGAACGCTGGAGCCGGGCAGATCACCCTGGGCTCGCCCGGCGGCGACTTCTCGCCGAGTCTGGGTGACTCCGGCCCAGTGCAGCCGGCCCCCGCCGGCTTCGACGGGTCCACGCCGCCTACGAGCACACCACCCACAACAAAGCCTCCGGGCTACCGGTGCGGCACGGTGAAGTTCTTCGGCCTCCGGGGATCCGGGGAGAAGAATTTCGAAGGCGAGGGCATGGGCGCCACGGTCGACGACGTCAAGGTGCGCATGGCCCGGGCGATCCCCGGTCTGCGCTTCGAGGCGATCGGCTATCCGGCCGTTGCGATCGATCTGAACAACGTAGTTCTCACTACGGCCTACGTAGAAAGCGAGTTCGACGGGAGGGAAGCGCTCCTAAAGGTGGTGCGCGATTTCATCGCGTTCTGCCCCACAACCTACGCCGTAATCGCCGGTTACAGTCAGGGGGCGCAGGCGGCTGGTGACGCATACGAGCTGCTATCCAATTCCGAGCGCAAGCACATCGCCGGCCTCATTCTGCTCGGCGATCCCGACTTCGATCCGCGCGACTGGAGGATCGATCGCGGCGACTACAGCGACCGGCTGTCGGGCATCCTGGTGAAATTCGACCAGAATGCTCCGCGCACTATCCCTCGACGCTGGACGCCGAACGTTGAGAGCTATTGTACGGCCGGCGACCCGGTGTGCAACTACAGCAAGCGCAATGTCAGCATCTGCACGCCAATCACGGCTCGCCTGACGTGTCCACACTTCCAGTACGTGAGGAGGAGTTGGACCGCCGATGCCGCTCGATGGGCAAGTAGCAATTGGAGGCACCTACCACCCCTGAGGTAACGGTCTCCCGCGTGCGGGGGGACGAGGCAGCCCGCCCCGTCCCCCCGCACTTTTTACTTCAATAAAAATGATATGCTAAAACACATGCACTACTTACCCTATAGCAGGCCGCTATCACTAATCGTCGGCTTCATTGGCGCCATAACCTTCATCTTCGGACTCTACTATAACGCCTCGAATTTTTTAAACTTTGATGCCTCCCCCTCTCTTGCAAGCCTTCTGTTGGCCGGTTATGCGCTGCTCGCCATCGCACCCCTATTCGTTAGGGCATACAAAATTACCATTACCTTGCTCACCCTCGCCGCCATCACCGGAGTATGGTTGGCAATAGGATAATAGGCGATTAGTGAAAACCCTAGGCTTTACGCCTGTCCCCCACAAACTTCGATGGCCGGCCGCATCGTCATGTTGGCGGGATATGGGCTACTACTCACCATTTCCGCCATCTTTACGAAATGGAAGATCAGCCTAATACTGCTCGCATTGAGTGTTATAGGATTTGGATTTATTCTCTTAATGCCGTAAGTTCGGTAGCGTCCTAAGCCCCAGCCGGCCCCGCTGCACTCACCCCGCCCTTGGCCAGCAGCGTCTTCACGCGCTCGGCGACCTGC
This portion of the Candidatus Saccharimonadia bacterium genome encodes:
- a CDS encoding inositol monophosphatase family protein; translation: MPIAPEFLTAASKRIRATLMELRPQLLQAHGAIEHELKDDASAVTEMDLLVEKRLHEALGELDPTIGLAGEETGADFDQETFWLVDPIDGTEPFIRGLPFSTNMIALIHHGEPIMSVIYNFFLDEYYHAVKGEGATMNGHPIHVSDRPMDRAYVVFGSKLKDPKLFGLTDRLRQRVLGLPQMAGAGYTYASIAAGQLDGLVAYNGRGKPWDHAPGTLLVREAGGRVENLFSPSYDYRNLELVAAAPSIFPELKQFFEDEISAVGK
- a CDS encoding bifunctional 5,10-methylenetetrahydrofolate dehydrogenase/5,10-methenyltetrahydrofolate cyclohydrolase, with product MKLLTGRDIADFIAERHARVIAGLPTPPRLAIIRSKDNEAGDKYLKMKRKYGEDIGIAVDLYVETSATIIDRIAALGADPAVTGLIIQLPLTGAAAITDRALAAIDPAKDVDGLAPGTAFEAATPKAALWLLASHGVDLKGRIVVVGQGRLVGKPLADRLEASGHDVVRCDINTKDLRAETLQADILFTGTGVEHLIKPDMVKTGAVLVDTGSPKSEFDPALYERDDLTITPNPGGVGPMTVVSLFDNLIIAAQKQAYAHRA
- the ahcY gene encoding adenosylhomocysteinase, yielding MTTNTDYKVADMDLAEWGRKEIRLAESEMPGLMSLRREFGSTKPLAGARIAGSLHMTIQTAVLIETLVELGAEVRWASCNIFSTQDQAAAAVAAAGVAVFAWKGESEDEYWWCMEQTLGFGDGQGPNLLLDDGGDLTKLVHEKHPELLDAIKGVSEETTTGVHNLHRMLERGELKLPAINVNDSVTKSKFDNKYGCRESLVDGIKRATDVMLAGKVAVVAGYGDVGKGCAQSLDSYGCRVLVTEIDPICALQAMMEGFEVVTMEHAAKLGDVFVTTTGCRDVITLGHMQVMKDTAIVCNIGHFDVEIQVAQLNAAPGVKKEALKPQVDVYTFADGHRIILLAEGRLVNLGCATGHPSFVMSTSFSNQVLAQLELWQKPHKVGVTRLPKELDEKVAVIHLEALGGRLSRLTEEQAEYLGAHRDGPFKPEHYRY
- a CDS encoding cutinase family protein, with amino-acid sequence MRLHHPRRPGRRPGPVATALAATAALVAATALALAAAPATSAGAAAAQPALAFVAYPPSSDHSAAPQAFLLPSGSTTPVQLTSDPSQRVEGVSLARDGSFAVVDLVSPTSNPLGDLYRVDVATKSLTRLTDRLGLESNPEIGPDQRTVTFHESQTTTPPGPGIDTLDLVTRSVTRVSPPDLDAISVPEGGASWSHDGTQLAYAVNLRAGPNAGGYAAIALNLATGIYTQHAVSTRALQSCAWTPDDGYLFCGGIAPGLLVINTRTEAFVSLSLDQSLTYADLRFANDWTLYGTVSSPGGEPHIRTMQVTNAGAGQITLGSPGGDFSPSLGDSGPVQPAPAGFDGSTPPTSTPPTTKPPGYRCGTVKFFGLRGSGEKNFEGEGMGATVDDVKVRMARAIPGLRFEAIGYPAVAIDLNNVVLTTAYVESEFDGREALLKVVRDFIAFCPTTYAVIAGYSQGAQAAGDAYELLSNSERKHIAGLILLGDPDFDPRDWRIDRGDYSDRLSGILVKFDQNAPRTIPRRWTPNVESYCTAGDPVCNYSKRNVSICTPITARLTCPHFQYVRRSWTADAARWASSNWRHLPPLR
- a CDS encoding carbohydrate kinase family protein: MKQLSPLVVSGSVAVDRIMSFKGHYSDYLRPEQLEALSVSILVDELYETHGGGGANICYSLALLGEEPVLLGSAGRESDGYMEQLANYGVNIEHVHRSHLPTATFHVITDGQQHQVGGFFPGAMGDSENLNFGPWKAKNPICIVSSHDPDGMRRQVAECVRWGLRLLYDVGQQVSNLPAEDLRAGLDAAELLMVNEYEMAMLAAKTGLEPADIKAQVPTVVTTLGGRGSVVEGLRVGTPVKVPAVKPVRVADPTGAGDAYRAGFVYGWRRGWEWEACAQLGATCAAYAVETDGTQGHTFDLAEVAARYETAFGAGLPED